The following coding sequences lie in one Cannabis sativa cultivar Pink pepper isolate KNU-18-1 chromosome 5, ASM2916894v1, whole genome shotgun sequence genomic window:
- the LOC115717157 gene encoding probable pectinesterase/pectinesterase inhibitor 61: MGYGKLEPSDRGGASAQSNESEIATSHQPPSATHGRKKNKKLIFLAALSIVLIAASAVSAVLLIGVRTRASGQPGTTMPRKPTQAISKACSKTRYPNLCVNSLLDFPGAMSASEEDLVHISFNMTLQHLSKALYSTSELTSIQMDSLTRSAYDVCLELLDDSVDAVARALSSVSIGNGGGSTNHDVVTWLSAALTNQETCGEGFEEGGPKVNGNVKTQVAEKLKDLSELVSNCLALFSGSVNDDFSGVPIQNKRRLLAAENEEEDNISGDFPRWLKRNDRRLLGLPVSAIQADIVVSKDGNGTYKTITEAIKKAPEYSDRRTIIYVRAGRYEENNLKVGRKKKNLMFIGDGKGKTVISGGKSVWENMTTFHTASFAATGAGFIARDITFVNWAGPARHQAVALRVGADHAVVYRCQILGYQDTLYVHSNRQFFRECEVYGTVDFIFGNAAVVFQNCSIYARKPMAQQKNTITAQNRKDPNQNTGISIHASRILATSDLEASKGSFPTYLGRPWKMYARTVYMMTYMGDHIHPRGWLEWNTSNFALNTCYYGEYMNSGPGGAVGQRVKWSGYRVITSTVEASKFTVAQFIFGSSWLPSTGVAFSAGLSV, translated from the exons ATGGGGTACGGCAAACTAGAACCGTCGGATCGTGGAGGTGCATCGGCACAATCTAACGAATCAGAAATTGCCACGTCACACCAACCGCCTAGCGCAACCCACGGGAGGAAAAAAAACAAGAAGCTCATTTTCCTAGCCGCTCTCTCCATTGTGTTAATAGCTGCTTCGGCTGTCTCAGCCGTGCTATTAATCGGGGTCCGAACCCGAGCTTCGGGTCAACCCGGAACTACCATGCCCCGAAAACCGACCCAGGCGATTTCCAAGGCTTGCAGCAAAACACGGTACCCGAATCTTTGCGTGAACTCGTTACTTGATTTTCCGGGCGCGATGAGCGCGTCGGAGGAGGATCTGGTCCACATTAGCTTCAATATGACGCTGCAGCACCTTAGCAAAGCCCTCTATTCAACCTCAGAGTTGACCTCTATCCAGATGGACTCGCTCACGCGCTCAGCCTACGACGTTTGCCTCGAGCTTCTTGACGATTCTGTAGACGCGGTGGCGCGTGCGCTCAGTTCCGTCTCGATCGGTAACGGCGGAGGATCAACCAACCATGACGTGGTGACGTGGCTGAGTGCGGCGTTGACGAACCAGGAGACCTGTGGAGAAGGGTTCGAAGAAGGTGGGCCCAAGGTGAACGGGAACGTGAAGACTCAAGTGGCCGAGAAATTGAAGGACTTATCTGAACTCGTGAGTAATTGTCTGGCGCTATTTTCTGGAAGTGTTAATGACGATTTCTCGGGAGTTCCGATTCAGAACAAGAGGAGGTTATTGGCGGCTGAGAATGAAGAGGAGGACAATATCTCGGGAGATTTCCCGAGATGGTTGAAACGAAATGATAGGAGGCTATTGGGTTTACCCGTCTCGGCGATACAAGCCGATATCGTTGTGTCAAAAGACGGAAATGGGACTTACAAGACTATTACTGAAGCAATAAAGAAAGCACCGGAGTACAGTGATCGTCGGACTATTATATACGTGAGGGCAGGAAG gTACGAAGAGAATAATTTGAAGGTAGGAAGGAAGAAAAAGAATTTGATGTTTATTGGAGATGGAAAGGGCAAAACAGTCATTTCAGGAGGAAAGAGCGTGTGGGAGAACATGACAACTTTCCACACAGCATCTTTCG CTGCAACTGGGGCTGGTTTCATAGCTCGGGACATCACATTTGTGAACTGGGCCGGCCCAGCTAGACACCAAGCCGTCGCACTCCGGGTCGGTGCAGACCACGCGGTTGTTTACCGTTGTCAAATCCTCGGATACCAAGACACTCTGTACGTGCATTCCAATCGCCAGTTCTTCCGCGAGTGCGAAGTTTACGGAACAGTCGACTTCATATTCGGAAACGCCGCTGTGGTTTTCCAAAACTGTTCAATCTACGCACGAAAGCCCATGGCCCAACAGAAAAACACGATCACGGCCCAAAACCGAAAAGACCCGAACCAAAATACGGGTATATCGATCCACGCTTCACGGATCCTTGCCACGTCAGATCTTGAAGCCTCGAAGGGTAGCTTCCCGACGTATCTGGGCCGTCCGTGGAAAATGTACGCTAGAACCGTGTACATGATGACGTACATGGGTGATCACATCCATCCACGTGGATGGCTAGAATGGAACACGAGTAATTTTGCACTTAACACGTGTTATTACGGAGAGTATATGAATTCCGGGCCGGGTGGGGCCGTGGGTCAACGGGTCAAATGGTCGGGTTATCGGGTCATAACATCCACTGTCGAAGCCAGTAAGTTCACCGTTGCACAGTTCATTTTCGGGTCTTCTTGGCTACCTTCGACCGGAGTGGCTTTCTCGGCCGGTTTATCagtataa